The sequence TCCACCAGTTGCGCTGCGCTTCGGTCCAGACCTGCATCCACTGGCGGAGGGGGTCGGCGGGACTCTCGCCGCCTTCCTCCTGGGCCGCCCGCGGGGCGCCGAACCACAACTCTAAAGTCCGTTTCCAGAGATCGGCGGGACCGGTATCGGTATCGGGAGAAGCGCTTTCCGCGATCCGACGGGAAAGGTCGAGCCAGGTGTTCCAGTACTGGCGCTGAGCGTCGAGCCACAGCTCAGTCCATGCCGGGGTGCCGGACGGGGCGGAGGAAGCGTTGGTGTTCATAGGTACCTCCCTGGTCGGCGTTAAGATTTATGCGTCGCAACAGAAGAGCGCGGGTGTTGCCCCAGACCGCGCGGCCGCCTTCCCGGTCGAGCGCTGCCCTGAACGGGCGGTGCGTGACGCTTTCCCATTATAGAAAGCTCGCCCCCGCACTGCCATGGCGGAGTTTTGTCCTAGGGTTTCCGCGGCCATAGGGGATCGTAGTAGTGCCTATGGCCGGTGGATTTCTAGTGTATTATGTTGCACCGCATCATAAGGATTTCGAGCGCTTCGAGGTCCGGGTGCGTCGGTTTTTCTCCATATCCCAAGGGAGGGTGCTGCCATGGCAACAACGCCGAGATACGACCAATGGTTCGAGCTGAACCGGGCGGTTTTCGAGCCGTTCGTGCGGTGGAACGAAGTCACCTTGCAGTCGGTGGAACGGCTGGCCGGTAACCGGCAATTCTTCGAGCAGTGGTTGGAACTGAATCGGGCGGCGGTCGAGCCGGTCCTGCGTTGGCAGGAGATCGCCTTCCAGACTGCGGAAAAGATTACCCGGCGAAATCTGAACGTGGTGCAGGATTACTTGGAACTCGGCGCGCGCCAGCTCAATTTGTGGCGCGAAGTCCAAGATCCGCAAAAGTGGAAAGATGAGGAAAGCAAGCTGGCCGCCGAATTCAGCCAAAAAATCGTGGAGCATGCCGGAAGCTACCTGGAGGTCGCCAAGGAAGCGCGTGATGCCTTGAATGAGTTGACCAACCAGACCGCCAGACAGTTCGCCGAGCAAACCCACAAGGCCGCCCAGACCGCTGCCGAGACCGCGGAAAAGGCGGGCGAAGCGGCCAAGGCTGCGGGAACCCGGGCCGCCGGCCAGCCGTCGCGGTCCGAGGCGGCCGCCGCACAAAAGGGCTGAACGCCTTCCCGTGTCCCGGGGTCTAAATTAAAACAATGCTCCGCTCGGCGCGACGGGCGGGGCTATGGAGTGACAAGCCGGCCATGGTGCCGGCTTGCCTTTTGTGGTGCGGGTTCGGCCAGCGGGCCGTAGAAAGAGGTAGCGATGGAGGAAATCGTGATCGTTGGGGCGGTGCGCACCGCCATTGGTAAATTCGGCGGAAGGCTCGCCGCGCTGCCCGCCGCTCGCTTGGGCGCCCGGGTGCTCGGGGAATTGCTGCGGCGCACGGGCTTGCCTCCCGAAGCGGTGGACGAGGTGATCTTGGGCCAGGTGCTCACCGCCGGTGCTGGACAGAATCCAGCCCGGCAGGCGGCGGTCCAGGCCGGCCTCCCGGTCGAAATCCCGGCCACCACGATCAACAAGGTCTGCGGCAGCGGTCTGAAGGCGGTGCAATTGGCTGCCCAGGCCATTCGCTGCGGCGATGGCGAGATTGTCCTCGCCGGCGGCCAGGAGAACATGAGCCTCGCGCCCCATGTGCTACCCAATTCGCGCAGTGGCCAGCGCATGGGGGAATGGCTGTTGCTTGACAGCATGATCGTCGACGGTCTGCAGGATGCTTTCCATGCCTGTCACATGGGGCATACCGCGGAAAACATCGTCGCTCGCTATGGCATTTCCCGGGAAGAACAGGACGCCTTCGCGCTGACGTCCCAGCGCAGGGCGGAGGCGGCCCGCCAGGCCGGCCGGTTTCGGGACGAGATCGTGCCCATCGAGCTGCCCCAGCCGAGGGGCCCGGCGTTTCTGTTCGACACCGACGAGCCGCCACGGCCGGACACCACCTTGGAGGCCCTGGCCAAGCTGAAGCCGGCCTTCGCCAGCGACGGAACCGTGACGGCGGGCAACGCCTCGGGGATCAGCGACGGGGCCGCGGGGGTAGTGGTCATGTCGCGGCGCGCCGCCGAGCGTCACGGCTTGACCCCGCTGGCGCGCATCGTGGCCTTCGGCGTCGCCGGGGTCGAGCCCAGCGTCATGGGGTTAGGTCCCATCGACGCGACCCGGCGTTGTCTGCAGCGGGCCGGGTGGACGGTGGGTGATCTCGATCTGATCGAAGCCAACGAGGCGTTCGCGGCCCAGGCTATCGCGGTCAACCGGGAGCTGGGGTTCGACCCGGAGAAGGTCAACGTCAACGGCGGCGGCGTGGCACTCGGTCACCCCATCGGTGCGTCGGGCGCCCGGATTCTGGTCACCTTGCTGTATGAAATGCGGCGCCGGGACGTCCACCGGGGACTCGCCACGCTGTGCATCGGCGGCGGCCAGGGCATTGCCGTTGCGGTGGAGCGCTAGCCCGGGCGAATCAGGCGGTTTGCCGTGATTTTGCCGGCGCGGCAAGGCGGTCTCCCCGCCAGGGGGCGACCTTGATCAACAGCAGCAAGCCGGGTAGGGCGGCGAAGAAGCACAGCCAGAAGAACCGCTCCCAGCCCAGCCCTGGGAGGTGGAACAGGTGGAGATCCCCGAGTCGCACGTCGCCACCCTCGACCAGAAAGCCGGTGCAGGCGTTGGCGAGGGTGCGGGGCGTGGCGGCTAGGCTGGTGAACAGGGCGAACTGGGTGGCGGTGTAGGCGGGATTGGTGGCGGCGGCGATGTAGGCCACGAAGGCGGCGGTGCCAAGCCCCACCCCGAAGGCTTCCGCGCCGATGACCGAGGCGAGTCCCACCAGGCTGTGGCCCGCGCTCGCCAGCCAGGCAAACCCGAGAATCACCAGCGCTTGCAGGGCACCGAACAGCCACAAGGCGCGATGGGTGCCGAGGTAGACCATCCAAATCCCCCCCAGCAAGCCGCCGATCACATTGGGCCAAAGCCCGGCGTGCTTGGCTACCAGGCCGATTTCGGTCTTGCTGAAGCCGAGGTCCAGGTAGAAGGGCGTGGCCAGGGCCGTGGCCATGCTGTCGCCCAGTTTGTAAAAAAAAATGAACGCCAAGGTGATCAGGGCGTCACGCCAGCCCTTGCGCTGGACGAATTCCCGGAACGGTTCCAGCACTGCCGCGCGCAGGCTGGCGGGCGCCCGCCTTGAACACTCGGGCTCGCGTACCCAAAGGGTCAGCAGCAGACCCGGCACCATGAACAGCGCGGTGATGCTATAGACCGCGGGCCAGGACAGGTGGTCGGCCAGGATCAGGGACAGGGAACCGGGCACTAGGCCGGCGACCTTGTAGGCGTTGACGTGCACCACGTTGCCCAGACCCTGTTCCTCGTCCCTGAGAATCTCCCGGCGGAAGGCGTCGATGGCGATGTCCTGGGTGGCGGAGAAGAACGCCACGATGCCGGCCAGCACGGTAATGGCGCCCAAGTCGAACCGCGGCGAAAGCCAGCCGAACAGGGGAACCGCCAGCAACAGGGCGAGCTGGGTGGCCAGCATCCAGGTACGGCGTCGCCCCAGGCGGGATCCATAGCGATCGCATAGCGGCGCCCATAAAAACTTCCAGATATAGGGGAATTGGATCAGGGCCAGCAGGCCGATGGCCTTGAGATCCACACCGCCCTCCCGCAGCCAGGCCGACAGCAGGCTGATCAGCACGAACAAGGGCAGACCGGAGGAAAACCCGGTCAGCACGCAGATGAGGATTCTACGGTTTAACAGCGAGTCACGCCGGGAAGGGATAGTCATAGTCGATGATCAGCGGGGCGTGGTCGGAGAAGCGCTGGTCTTTATAAATGGACGCTGAGCGGATGAGGCCCTTGAGACTTGGGCTCACCACTTGATAGTCGATGCGCCATCCTACGTTTTTAGCCCAGGCTTGACCACGGTTCGACCACCAGGTGTATTGCTCGGGCTCGGAGTTGACCACCCGAAAGGCATCCACCCAGCCTTCCTTCTCGAACACCTGGTCCAGCCAGGCCCGTTCCTCAGGCAGGAAGCCGGAGTTTTTCTGGTTGGAGCGCCAGTTTTTGAGGTCGATGGGTTTGTGGGCGATGTTCCAGTCGCCGCACAGGATGTAGTCCCGGCCATTCTTGGCGCAGTCGCGGAGGAAGGGCAAGAACCGCTGCATAAAGTCGAATTTGACGGCCTGCCGTTCCTCGCTGGAGGAACCGGACGGCAAATAGACCGAGGCCACGCTTAGGTTGCCGAAGCGGGCTTCCAGGTAGCGGCCTTCGGCGTCCATATCGGGCCAGCCCAGCCCCTGAATCAACTCGTCCGGTTCCCGCCGCGTATAGAGCGCCACGCCGCTATAGCCCTTCCTGAGGGCCTCGACGTAATAGCATTGGTAATCCTCCGGCCAAAACAGGCTTTCTTCCAATTGATCCAGCTGTACCTTGGTTTCCTGCAGGCAAACGATGTCCGGTCGTTCCCGGTGTAACCATTGGAAAAACCCTTTGCGGGCCGCGGAACGGATGCCGTTGACGTTGAGGGTCATGATGCGCATCGGAGCTCGATTAGGGCTCGGGCCGCTTTGGGCCGGCGAACGCCGGTAGCCGGGCGTGGGCGCTCGGGGTCGGCCCGGGTCCAATGGAGCTTTCTCCGCCCGGACTTGTTGGCTTGCAGAAAATCAACGCCTTAGGTATCATGCCCGGCGTTAACCCTGGTTCCCTGTTGGGAGAAGCGCTTATGAAACCCAATATTCATCCCGAATACAAACCCATTACCGTCCAGTGTAGCTGCGGGAATACCTTCGAAACCCGTTCCACGTTGGGCAGGGACCTGCACATCGAAGTCTGTTCCAATTGCCATCCATTCTATACGGGTAAACAAAAGGTAATCGACACCGCTGGCCGGGTCGATAAGTTCCGCCGGAAGTACGGGCGCGGCTGAGTTCCTGTCTGCCGCAGGGTTTTTTCTAGCGCCGCGTCCAGCGACGTGGCGTCAGTCCTCGGCGGGGAAGTCTTGTGCTTCGGCCTGCCGGATCAATTCTTCCACGCTCTTGCTGTGGCCTTTCGGAAAGTGTTTATCCTTCCGAGTCAGGCGCCGCTGCTTCAACTGTGGTGGCAGCAGCACGAGCTCGATTTCCACGTCGTCCACTAGGAAACACAGGGCCGGATAGACGGCGGGACGGTTGGCGCCGACCGGCACCGTCACCGACTTCTCGGTGAACGGGATCCCGTTTTCCATGAGCTTGCGGAGCACGTCCTCCGGGGTTTCTGGAAACAGATGCAGGGTGATGGGGCTGAACTCGCCCGCGTTGCCATCGAGCACGCCGCCCACCAGGCGGGGTGAGAAGCTGCCTAGGAACCGCATGGCTTCCAGGGCAAGCTTTCGCAGCCGCACGATATGGCGCGGCTGCCTGTGGGGGCGATACAGGCGGTGATATTCCTCCAGCGCCCAATCGATTTCTTCGTTGCGCGGTAAGCTGCGGGCGTCCCCAACGCCAAGGCGGGCCGCGGCCTTTTGTTTGGCGGCGAAATATTCGCGCACGCCTTCTTCGGCCATCACGCGGGCGGCTTCCTGGGCGATGCGCACCCGGATTCGATCTTTGGATTGCATGGCGGCGTACGGCGTCAAAACAGAGTTTCGATGGTTTTTCCCGGGGAGGCCGGCTCGACCGGAGCAGCCTCCGGCGCCGGGCTCTCCTGTTCATCCTCCGAGTCCGCGGCCGGGTCGGACACAGCCACCGGCCGGGGTTTGCGGGCGGCGCCGTGGGGGGTGTGGCCCGATGGGAACACCTCGAAAATGGCGTTGGGATTACCAGCCGAGACCCGCAGGCCGCTGGCAGGATCGACCCGGGCGGTGGTGAGGCCATTGGGCAAGGGGAAATGGCGTTCGGGAATGTCCTTCAACACCTCGCGCATGAAATGGAGCCACAGCGGCAACGCCGCTTCCCCACCGGTTTCGCCCTGCCCCAAGGATTTCGCCGAGTCGAAGCCGAGCCAAGCCACCGTGACCAGGCCCGGCACATAGCCATTGAACCAGGCATCCCGATAGTCGTTGGTGGTCCCGGTCTTGCCCGCCAGATCCGAGCGGTGGAGCTCCTGGGCCCGGGTCGCGGTGCCGATCCGCACCACGTCCTGCAGCATGGAGTGCATCATGTAGTGCACCTGGGGCGAGATCGCCCGGGGGGCCCGGCTCTTAGGCATATCG is a genomic window of Candidatus Methylocalor cossyra containing:
- a CDS encoding phasin family protein is translated as MATTPRYDQWFELNRAVFEPFVRWNEVTLQSVERLAGNRQFFEQWLELNRAAVEPVLRWQEIAFQTAEKITRRNLNVVQDYLELGARQLNLWREVQDPQKWKDEESKLAAEFSQKIVEHAGSYLEVAKEARDALNELTNQTARQFAEQTHKAAQTAAETAEKAGEAAKAAGTRAAGQPSRSEAAAAQKG
- a CDS encoding AmpG family muropeptide MFS transporter, which encodes MTIPSRRDSLLNRRILICVLTGFSSGLPLFVLISLLSAWLREGGVDLKAIGLLALIQFPYIWKFLWAPLCDRYGSRLGRRRTWMLATQLALLLAVPLFGWLSPRFDLGAITVLAGIVAFFSATQDIAIDAFRREILRDEEQGLGNVVHVNAYKVAGLVPGSLSLILADHLSWPAVYSITALFMVPGLLLTLWVREPECSRRAPASLRAAVLEPFREFVQRKGWRDALITLAFIFFYKLGDSMATALATPFYLDLGFSKTEIGLVAKHAGLWPNVIGGLLGGIWMVYLGTHRALWLFGALQALVILGFAWLASAGHSLVGLASVIGAEAFGVGLGTAAFVAYIAAATNPAYTATQFALFTSLAATPRTLANACTGFLVEGGDVRLGDLHLFHLPGLGWERFFWLCFFAALPGLLLLIKVAPWRGDRLAAPAKSRQTA
- the rpmE gene encoding 50S ribosomal protein L31 — encoded protein: MKPNIHPEYKPITVQCSCGNTFETRSTLGRDLHIEVCSNCHPFYTGKQKVIDTAGRVDKFRRKYGRG
- a CDS encoding exodeoxyribonuclease III; the encoded protein is MRIMTLNVNGIRSAARKGFFQWLHRERPDIVCLQETKVQLDQLEESLFWPEDYQCYYVEALRKGYSGVALYTRREPDELIQGLGWPDMDAEGRYLEARFGNLSVASVYLPSGSSSEERQAVKFDFMQRFLPFLRDCAKNGRDYILCGDWNIAHKPIDLKNWRSNQKNSGFLPEERAWLDQVFEKEGWVDAFRVVNSEPEQYTWWSNRGQAWAKNVGWRIDYQVVSPSLKGLIRSASIYKDQRFSDHAPLIIDYDYPFPA
- a CDS encoding acetyl-CoA C-acetyltransferase, which gives rise to MEEIVIVGAVRTAIGKFGGRLAALPAARLGARVLGELLRRTGLPPEAVDEVILGQVLTAGAGQNPARQAAVQAGLPVEIPATTINKVCGSGLKAVQLAAQAIRCGDGEIVLAGGQENMSLAPHVLPNSRSGQRMGEWLLLDSMIVDGLQDAFHACHMGHTAENIVARYGISREEQDAFALTSQRRAEAARQAGRFRDEIVPIELPQPRGPAFLFDTDEPPRPDTTLEALAKLKPAFASDGTVTAGNASGISDGAAGVVVMSRRAAERHGLTPLARIVAFGVAGVEPSVMGLGPIDATRRCLQRAGWTVGDLDLIEANEAFAAQAIAVNRELGFDPEKVNVNGGGVALGHPIGASGARILVTLLYEMRRRDVHRGLATLCIGGGQGIAVAVER